From Nicotiana tabacum cultivar K326 chromosome 20, ASM71507v2, whole genome shotgun sequence, one genomic window encodes:
- the LOC107818928 gene encoding chitinase-like protein 2 — protein MVALKMKVLGFMLIMLSIAAFAKGDENESSKPPTIVKIVKGKKMCVKDWECNKLSRFCCNLTISDYFETYQFENLFAKRNSPVAHAVGFWDYKSFITASALYQPLGFGTTGGKQMQMKEIAAFLGHVGSKTSCGYGVATGGPFAWGLCYNKEMSPSQDYCDDFFKLTYPCSPGVQYYGRGALPIYWNYNYGTIGEALKVDLLNHPEYIEQNATLAFQAAIWQWMNPVKKGQPSAHDAFVGNWKPTKNDTLSKRVPGFGTTMNILYGDNVCNQGDVDSMNNIISHYLYYLDLMGVGREEAGPHDILTCAEQKPFNPSSTSTASS, from the exons ATGGTAGCTTTAAAAATGAAGGTTTTAGGATTTATGTTAATAATGCTATCAATTGCTGCATTTGCAAAAGGGGATGAAAATGAATCATCTAAACCACCAACAATAGTTAAAATAGTAAAGGGTAAAAAAATGTGTGTTAAAGATTGGGAATGTAATAAGTTATCAAGATTTTGTTGTAATTTAACAATTTCAGATTATTTTGAGACTTACCAATTTGAGAATTTGTTTGCTAAGAGGAATTCACCTGTAGCTCATGCTGTTGGATTTTGGGATTATAAATCTTTTATTACTGCTTCAGCTCTTTATCAGCCTCTTGGATTTGGTACTACTGGTGGTAAGCAAATGCAGATGAAAGAAATTGCTGCTTTTCTTGGCCATGTTGGTAGCAAAACTTCTT GTGGTTATGGAGTCGCCACTGGCGGACCATTCGCTTGGGGGCTGTGCTATAACAAGGAAATGAGTCCTAGCCAAGATTACTGTGATGACTTCTTCAAGTTAACCTACCCATGCTCTCCTGGGGTCCAATATTATGGCCGTGGTGCCCTGCCTATATACTG GAACTACAACTACGGAACTATAGGTGAAGCACTGAAGGTAGATCTGTTGAATCATCCCGAGTACATTGAACAAAACGCGACCTTGGCATTCCAAGCTGCGATTTGGCAGTGGATGAATCCAGTTAAAAAGGGTCAGCCGTCAGCACACGATGCCTTTGTTGGCAATTGGAAGCCTACAAAGAACGATACTTTGTCTAAACGAGTTCCCGGTTTTGGCACCACAATGAACATCCTATACGGTGACAATGTCTGTAACCAAGGTGATGTCGACTCCATGAACAACATCATATCCCACTACCTTTATTACCTCGATTTGATGGGCGTTGGTCGGGAGGAAGCAGGGCCTCATGATATACTCACCTGCGCggaacaaaaacctttcaatccATCCTCCACCTCAACTGCTTCTTCTTGA